The genomic window ccgtacaaagcaggcattaagaacataaagatcatagctaggccatgtatcgttattatcacattataagtagctatcgtctctgtacaaatgatccgcgatccagaactgtataactcaaatcgaataaacaaagacattatagttcctagaatactgaagatgactccggttatgagatacagacaaccaagttctttatgattgcagtacaccaccaccccactggactgcttaagacagctaaaagtgttggatttcaatatcacggtaatcatgtttgcttggaagctgtagtcattataactattgatttagtataagcatagaaccaatccggtagtaagatatacgatagtagctaatctaccatataagatataagtcgcttgtggaatagcactaccaataataatcaagaagatcatactgtatacccaaataattacccatccactgactacatttcgagtcataaaatgttgtcgtatcaacattcgagtattcaaagctcgaatttcagataaaagagctaagttaatgagagaggacataaatactaacaaaccaccggttttggatgggattacttttaacaccgcataatatgctaaaaagtaccattcaggtacgatatgaagcggagttacaaaccggttcactggtatggagttatctgggtgcgataattcaatcaaaccaaaagccgtttgtaagaaaattaaaccaattagataggatagacatttagcatcggtcattaacatatgaggatagaaggctactttaagtgcggaatcaatacctgcagggttactagaaccatttaaatgtaaatagaagatgtgtaatacaattagaatgcaacctacaaaaggtaatataaagtgcaatacaaagaatcgttttaatgttacatcagatacatagtatccaccgagtaaccaaggtactaaatatggtattggagaaaggagattagtaatgactgtagcaccccagaaactcatctgtccccatggtagtacataaccgaggaaagcagtggctatagtaagtagatataaaactaaaccagacatccaagcagtagttaaataactatagctggagttatacatacctcgagacatgtgtattaagatacacaagaagacgaaagaagcagttgttgcatgcaacatcctaaattcccatcctgct from Besnoitia besnoiti strain Bb-Ger1 chromosome Unknown contig00122, whole genome shotgun sequence includes these protein-coding regions:
- a CDS encoding cytochrome b (encoded by transcript BESB_022050), with protein sequence MSLFRAHLVFYRCALNLNSSYNFGFLVAITFVLQIITGITLAFRYTSEASCAFASVQHLVREVAAGWEFRMLHATTASFVFLCILIHMSRGMYNSSYSYLTTAWMSGLVLYLLTIATAFLGYVLPWGQMSFWGATVITNLLSPIPYLVPWLLGGYYVSDVTLKRFFVLHFILPFVGCILIVLHIFYLHLNGSSNPAGIDSALKVAFYPHMLMTDAKCLSYLIGLIFLQTAFGLIELSHPDNSIPVNRFVTPLHIVPEWYFLAYYAVLKVIPSKTGGLLVFMSSLINLALLSEIRALNTRMLIRQHFMTRNVVSGWVIIWVYSMIFLIIIGSAIPQATYILYGRLATIVYLTTGLVLCLY